One genomic window of Roseobacter ponti includes the following:
- the pcaD gene encoding 3-oxoadipate enol-lactonase codes for MKIADFGDVRLHYRTDGPDDGPPVVFANSLGTDMRLWDPVLPLLPAGLRVIRYDKRGHGLSGCPAAPYSMGSLVTDAEKLLDHLGVKDCIFVGLSIGGMIAQGLAVKRLDLVRGIVLSNTGARIGTQALWDDRIAAVRAGGIESLADAVMERWFSKAFRATPELELWRNMLARQEDTGYVGCSAAISGTDFYTTTASLRLPALGIAGDEDGSTPPDLVRETIGLIPGSKFHLIRKAGHLPCVEQPEEYARVLTGFLRDTGHI; via the coding sequence ATGAAGATCGCTGATTTCGGAGATGTCCGCCTTCACTACCGCACGGACGGGCCCGACGACGGCCCGCCGGTGGTCTTTGCCAATTCGCTGGGCACCGATATGCGGCTCTGGGATCCGGTGCTGCCGCTGCTGCCGGCCGGGCTGCGGGTGATCCGCTATGACAAACGCGGGCACGGGCTGTCCGGCTGCCCTGCGGCACCCTATTCCATGGGCTCTCTGGTGACCGACGCTGAAAAGCTGCTGGATCATCTCGGTGTGAAAGACTGCATCTTTGTCGGGCTGTCGATCGGCGGCATGATCGCCCAGGGGCTGGCGGTAAAGCGGCTGGATCTGGTGCGCGGTATCGTTCTCTCCAATACCGGCGCGCGGATCGGCACACAGGCGCTTTGGGATGACCGGATCGCCGCCGTGCGTGCGGGCGGGATAGAAAGCCTCGCGGATGCCGTTATGGAACGCTGGTTTTCAAAGGCCTTCCGCGCCACGCCCGAACTCGAACTCTGGCGCAACATGCTGGCGCGGCAGGAGGACACCGGCTATGTCGGGTGTTCAGCCGCTATCTCAGGCACCGACTTTTACACCACAACGGCCAGCCTGCGTCTGCCTGCTCTTGGCATTGCGGGGGATGAAGACGGCTCCACCCCGCCGGATCTGGTCCGTGAGACCATCGGGCTGATTCCCGGTAGCAAATTCCACCTGATCCGCAAAGCGGGCCACCTGCCCTGCGTTGAACAGCCCGAAGAATACGCCCGCGTGCTCACCGGCTTTCTGCGCGACACCGGACATATCTGA
- a CDS encoding lyase family protein gives MAASVFDSPLHAQLFPTGEVDRLFSDSAALRAMLLVEGALAKAQGKAGIIPEISAAAIHRASLEIQIDPGALAATTGTNGVPVPGLVAAFRSEMNAPEHAQFVHRGATSQDIVDTGLMLRLRQVLLLAEDDLRAVLTLLADQAEAHAQTPMAARTWGQQATPTSWGAVLAGWGMPLADALEALPDLRNRSLWVSLSGAAGTASELGPDVPALRAALAEGLGLHDPGRSWHTDRGPVQRIASFMAGLTATLGGMGQTLTALAATGIGEVQLSGAGASSTMPQKQNPVAPSALAALAHQVSGLQAALHASAQHQHQRDGAAWFTEWAVVPQIALSTAAGLQIAKQVLSDLAPDPKTMRDGITAGQDMVFAEALSFALARDTPRPEAQAATKKLVQEALRTGSSLSAVARAAHPDLPDGLFDPEARMGEAPAAARAFVARVRAL, from the coding sequence ATGGCAGCCAGCGTCTTCGACAGCCCTCTCCATGCACAGCTTTTTCCGACCGGCGAGGTGGACCGACTCTTTTCAGACAGTGCGGCTTTGCGCGCCATGCTGCTGGTTGAAGGGGCGCTGGCCAAAGCTCAGGGCAAAGCCGGGATCATCCCGGAGATCAGTGCAGCCGCCATTCACCGCGCGTCGCTCGAGATCCAGATCGATCCCGGGGCGCTGGCCGCCACGACAGGGACAAACGGCGTCCCTGTACCGGGGCTGGTGGCGGCATTCCGCAGCGAAATGAACGCGCCGGAACATGCGCAGTTTGTGCACCGGGGGGCCACGTCACAGGACATAGTCGATACCGGTCTGATGCTGCGGCTGCGGCAGGTTCTGCTGCTGGCCGAAGACGATCTGCGCGCCGTGCTGACCCTGCTTGCCGATCAGGCGGAGGCACATGCGCAGACACCGATGGCCGCGCGCACCTGGGGCCAGCAGGCGACACCGACGAGCTGGGGCGCGGTTCTGGCCGGCTGGGGCATGCCGCTGGCGGATGCGCTGGAAGCGCTGCCTGATCTGCGGAACCGGAGCCTGTGGGTCTCGCTTTCGGGGGCTGCGGGCACGGCTTCGGAGCTTGGACCTGATGTGCCGGCCCTGCGCGCGGCACTGGCAGAGGGCCTCGGGCTGCACGACCCGGGCCGGTCCTGGCACACAGATCGCGGACCGGTGCAGCGCATCGCTTCCTTTATGGCCGGGCTTACCGCAACACTGGGCGGGATGGGACAGACGCTCACCGCCCTTGCCGCCACCGGCATCGGCGAAGTGCAGCTTTCGGGCGCCGGCGCGTCCTCAACCATGCCGCAGAAACAGAACCCCGTGGCCCCCTCGGCGCTCGCCGCTCTCGCGCATCAGGTTTCGGGCCTGCAGGCGGCGCTGCATGCATCGGCGCAGCACCAGCATCAGCGCGATGGTGCTGCATGGTTCACCGAATGGGCGGTCGTGCCTCAGATCGCGCTGAGCACTGCTGCCGGCCTGCAGATCGCGAAACAGGTGCTGAGCGACCTCGCACCGGATCCGAAAACCATGCGCGATGGCATCACCGCCGGGCAGGACATGGTTTTTGCCGAGGCGCTGAGCTTTGCGCTGGCCCGCGATACGCCGCGACCCGAGGCTCAGGCCGCCACGAAAAAGCTGGTGCAGGAGGCGCTGCGCACCGGCAGCAGCCTCAGCGCGGTTGCGCGCGCAGCACATCCCGATCTGCCCGACGGGCTCTTTGACCCGGAGGCCCGCATGGGCGAGGCACCGGCTGCCGCACGTGCCTTTGTTGCCAGGGTACGGGCGCTCTGA
- a CDS encoding TCR/Tet family MFS transporter, producing the protein MQPSVVFILITVMIDAMGIGLIIPVMPDLIQEVQGSNLASAALWGGVLSTTFAVMQFLFGPVIGGLSDRFGRRPVLLISLVVMALDYLVMAVAGSIWLLLAGRVVGGITAATQSTANAYMADISAPENRAANFGLVGAAFGLGFVLGPLMGGLLAGFGTRAPFYAAAALAALNGVFGYFVLKETVTDAIRRPFSRARANPMGSLRQLRRLPGLGRLLMVFFIYQVAFMVYPAIWSFFGKARFGWDPAMIGLSLALFGIMMAVVQGGLIRPVLRLLGERGTVVYGHVFDIAAFLALAFVTSSTLALILTPLAALAAVITPALQGIMSRAVSADAQGELQGALTSLSALAMILSPMVMTGTFAWFTNADAPLWMPGAPFVLSALLMVAGLGVFLSGPKVQTQNR; encoded by the coding sequence ATGCAGCCTTCGGTCGTTTTCATCCTGATCACGGTGATGATCGACGCGATGGGCATCGGTCTGATCATCCCGGTCATGCCCGACCTGATACAGGAGGTGCAGGGCAGCAATCTGGCCAGTGCAGCACTCTGGGGCGGCGTACTCTCCACCACCTTTGCCGTGATGCAGTTCCTGTTCGGACCGGTGATCGGTGGTCTCTCGGACCGTTTCGGACGCCGCCCCGTTCTGCTGATTTCCCTCGTCGTGATGGCACTCGATTATCTTGTCATGGCGGTCGCTGGCAGCATATGGCTGCTTCTCGCGGGCCGCGTTGTCGGCGGCATTACCGCAGCAACCCAGTCAACCGCCAATGCCTATATGGCCGACATCTCCGCGCCTGAAAACCGCGCCGCCAACTTCGGGCTTGTGGGCGCGGCCTTCGGGCTGGGGTTTGTTCTTGGCCCGCTCATGGGTGGCCTGCTGGCGGGCTTCGGCACCCGTGCGCCGTTTTACGCCGCCGCGGCACTTGCCGCACTCAACGGTGTCTTCGGCTACTTTGTGCTCAAAGAGACCGTAACGGATGCGATCCGCCGCCCCTTCAGCCGCGCGCGTGCAAATCCGATGGGCAGCCTGCGCCAGTTGCGCCGGCTTCCCGGTCTGGGACGGCTGCTGATGGTCTTTTTCATCTACCAGGTGGCCTTCATGGTCTATCCGGCAATATGGTCGTTTTTCGGCAAAGCCCGCTTTGGCTGGGATCCGGCGATGATCGGGCTCAGCCTTGCCCTTTTCGGGATCATGATGGCAGTGGTCCAGGGTGGTCTCATCCGGCCGGTGCTGCGTCTGCTGGGCGAGCGCGGCACAGTGGTTTATGGCCATGTCTTTGACATCGCGGCCTTTCTGGCGCTGGCTTTTGTCACCAGCAGCACGCTGGCGCTGATCCTGACACCGCTGGCAGCCCTCGCGGCGGTGATCACCCCGGCGCTGCAGGGGATCATGTCGCGGGCGGTCAGCGCGGATGCCCAGGGCGAATTGCAGGGCGCGCTGACCTCTTTGTCGGCCCTTGCCATGATCCTGTCGCCGATGGTGATGACCGGCACATTCGCCTGGTTCACCAATGCCGACGCGCCGCTGTGGATGCCCGGTGCACCGTTTGTCCTGTCTGCTCTGCTGATGGTCGCAGGGCTTGGCGTTTTTCTCTCCGGCCCGAAAGTGCAGACACAAAACCGGTAA
- a CDS encoding Zn-dependent alcohol dehydrogenase, giving the protein MQTIKAAVCHKFGDPLSIEDILLRAPGSGEVEVTLEAVAICHSDISFAEGAWGGSLPAVYGHEAAGIVTATGPGVGSVAKGDSVVVTLIRACGCCGNCASGRPTLCETPYDGDHGPITTADGGRLHQAMATGGFAEKVVVDQNQVVRISADIPKDAASLIACGVITGVGAVVNAARLRAGQDVVVIGAGGVGLNAIQGARIAGARRIVAVDMSGEKLAMARDFGATHGVLATDPKPWRLAQEALGGRGADAVIVTVGAIPAYDQAPRYLGYGGKVIMVGMPHSGDVSTYEPVVLAATAQGMTGSKMGDVVIQRDIPWMVDLYQQGRLKLDELISGRWRLEQINEAIADTRAGGARRNVILFGQ; this is encoded by the coding sequence ATGCAGACCATCAAAGCGGCCGTCTGTCACAAATTCGGCGACCCGTTGAGCATAGAAGATATCCTGCTGCGCGCGCCCGGCAGCGGAGAGGTCGAGGTGACCCTTGAGGCCGTCGCGATCTGCCATTCTGACATTTCCTTTGCTGAAGGCGCCTGGGGCGGATCCCTGCCTGCTGTCTACGGCCATGAGGCTGCAGGCATCGTGACGGCCACCGGGCCGGGTGTGGGCAGCGTCGCCAAAGGCGACAGTGTCGTCGTCACGCTGATCCGCGCATGCGGCTGCTGCGGCAACTGTGCCTCAGGTCGCCCCACGCTTTGCGAGACGCCCTATGACGGCGATCACGGGCCCATCACCACCGCCGACGGTGGCAGGCTGCACCAGGCGATGGCAACGGGCGGCTTTGCAGAGAAAGTCGTCGTGGATCAGAACCAGGTCGTGCGCATCAGCGCGGATATCCCCAAGGACGCAGCCAGCCTGATTGCCTGTGGCGTGATCACCGGCGTTGGCGCCGTGGTCAATGCGGCCAGGCTGCGCGCGGGTCAGGATGTGGTCGTGATCGGCGCAGGCGGCGTCGGGCTCAATGCCATCCAGGGCGCGCGCATTGCCGGTGCCCGGCGCATTGTGGCGGTAGACATGAGCGGGGAAAAGCTCGCCATGGCCCGCGATTTCGGCGCAACGCATGGCGTGCTGGCGACCGACCCGAAACCATGGCGGCTGGCGCAGGAGGCTCTGGGCGGGCGCGGTGCCGATGCGGTAATTGTGACCGTCGGTGCGATCCCCGCCTATGATCAGGCACCGCGTTATCTGGGTTATGGAGGCAAGGTCATCATGGTCGGAATGCCCCATTCCGGCGACGTATCTACCTATGAGCCTGTCGTGCTGGCCGCCACGGCCCAGGGCATGACCGGCTCGAAAATGGGAGATGTGGTCATTCAGCGGGATATCCCCTGGATGGTGGATCTGTATCAGCAGGGACGCCTTAAACTGGACGAGCTGATCTCCGGGCGCTGGCGGCTGGAGCAGATTAACGAGGCGATTGCCGATACCAGGGCCGGCGGCGCGCGGCGCAACGTGATACTTTTCGGACAGTAA
- a CDS encoding mandelate racemase/muconate lactonizing enzyme family protein, with protein MILTDLDIIVTAPPAPGWGGRYWILVKVTTDDGITGWGECYASSVGPEAMQAVISDVFERHMAGESAENIELMFRRAYSSGFTQRPDLTVMGAFSGLEIACWDILGKARNRPVYALLGGRMNDRVRAYTYLYPQPGHDLSAFWTSPEMAAESALAMVEKGYTAVKFDPAGPYTMRGGHMPAMRDISQSVAFCKAIRDAVGDRADLLFGTHGQFSTAGAIRLGQALEPFSPLWYEEPIPPDAPEEMAKVARAVRIPVATGERLTTKTEFAQVLRSGAATILQPALGRAGGIWEMKKVAAIAEVYNAQVAPHLYAGPLEWAANIHLAASIPNLLMVETIETPFHDALISGTIRVEEGFVTPPEAPGLGIEVNEALARAHPWTGEGLHLQMQEEPCDYVNGNAFEGGAPAPRS; from the coding sequence ATGATCCTCACAGATCTCGATATCATCGTCACCGCCCCCCCGGCACCGGGATGGGGTGGCCGCTACTGGATCCTGGTGAAAGTCACGACGGATGACGGCATCACCGGCTGGGGGGAATGCTATGCCTCCAGCGTCGGACCGGAAGCGATGCAGGCCGTGATCAGCGATGTTTTTGAGCGGCACATGGCGGGCGAAAGCGCTGAAAACATAGAGCTGATGTTTCGCCGCGCCTATTCGTCGGGCTTTACACAGAGGCCGGATCTCACTGTCATGGGCGCTTTCTCGGGCCTCGAGATCGCCTGTTGGGATATCCTTGGCAAGGCGCGCAACCGGCCTGTTTACGCGCTGCTCGGCGGGCGGATGAATGACCGGGTCCGGGCTTATACCTATCTTTATCCGCAGCCCGGGCATGATCTGTCGGCGTTCTGGACCTCCCCTGAGATGGCTGCCGAAAGCGCGCTTGCGATGGTGGAAAAGGGCTATACGGCTGTTAAATTTGATCCCGCCGGTCCTTATACGATGCGCGGCGGTCACATGCCGGCGATGCGTGATATCTCGCAGTCCGTGGCGTTCTGCAAAGCCATTCGCGACGCGGTGGGCGACCGGGCCGATCTGCTTTTTGGCACGCACGGTCAGTTCTCGACGGCGGGTGCAATCCGGCTGGGACAGGCGCTGGAGCCGTTCAGCCCGCTCTGGTATGAAGAGCCCATCCCCCCCGATGCGCCGGAAGAGATGGCAAAGGTCGCGCGCGCCGTCAGGATCCCGGTGGCGACAGGCGAACGGCTGACCACCAAAACCGAATTTGCACAAGTGCTGCGATCCGGCGCGGCGACCATTCTGCAGCCTGCGCTCGGGCGGGCCGGTGGGATCTGGGAGATGAAGAAGGTGGCCGCCATCGCCGAAGTCTATAACGCTCAGGTGGCCCCGCATCTTTATGCCGGACCGCTGGAGTGGGCGGCTAATATTCACCTGGCCGCTTCAATTCCAAATCTGCTGATGGTCGAAACCATCGAGACACCGTTTCATGACGCTCTGATCAGCGGCACGATCCGTGTGGAAGAGGGCTTTGTGACGCCGCCCGAGGCCCCCGGTCTGGGAATAGAGGTCAACGAAGCGCTGGCCCGGGCGCATCCCTGGACCGGCGAAGGCCTGCACCTGCAGATGCAGGAAGAGCCCTGCGACTACGTGAACGGAAATGCCTTTGAGGGCGGTGCTCCAGCGCCCAGATCCTAA
- a CDS encoding cobalamin-independent methionine synthase II family protein — protein sequence MVQTTHVGSLPRTQDVVDFIFAREREEAYDPAAFDAAMTAAVSETVRRQVAAGVGIVSDGETSKISYATYVKDRYTGFSGDSKRNAPADLKKFPGFLKRLAEDGGTPQYARPMCTGEVTSKGQNELEKDIANLKAGMAEHGAAQGFMNAASPGVISLFLQNEHYPSRDAYLAALADAMRAEYETIVGAGLMLQLDCPDLALSRHMLFNDLSDAEFVKIAAGHVEALNHALENVPEESVRIHICWGNYEGPHVCDIGMEKVFDTLMQAKARYVLFETSNPRHAHEWTVFRDRKADIPDGKVLVPGVVDTTTNFVEHPEVVAQRIERFTGIVGHDRVIAGSDCGFGTFAGYGSVDPDIAYAKLEALSAGAKLASER from the coding sequence TTGGTACAGACAACACATGTGGGCAGCCTGCCCAGAACCCAGGACGTGGTGGATTTTATCTTCGCCCGCGAACGCGAAGAAGCATACGACCCGGCGGCATTCGACGCGGCGATGACTGCGGCTGTATCAGAGACCGTGCGCCGTCAGGTGGCTGCCGGCGTCGGTATTGTGAGTGATGGCGAGACGTCCAAGATCTCTTACGCCACCTATGTGAAAGACCGCTACACCGGGTTTTCGGGCGACAGCAAACGTAACGCGCCGGCGGACCTGAAGAAGTTCCCGGGGTTTCTTAAAAGGCTGGCCGAGGATGGTGGCACGCCGCAATACGCTCGCCCGATGTGCACCGGCGAGGTGACGTCAAAGGGGCAGAACGAGCTGGAGAAGGATATCGCCAACCTCAAAGCCGGCATGGCGGAGCATGGGGCCGCGCAGGGGTTCATGAACGCGGCAAGCCCCGGGGTGATATCGCTCTTTCTGCAGAACGAGCATTACCCGAGCCGTGACGCCTATCTCGCTGCCCTCGCGGATGCCATGCGCGCTGAATATGAAACCATTGTGGGCGCAGGGCTGATGCTGCAGCTTGATTGCCCGGACCTCGCTTTGTCGCGCCATATGCTGTTCAACGATCTGAGCGATGCGGAGTTTGTGAAGATTGCCGCCGGTCACGTCGAGGCACTGAACCACGCGCTGGAGAACGTGCCCGAAGAAAGTGTCAGGATACACATCTGCTGGGGCAATTATGAGGGGCCGCATGTCTGCGACATCGGCATGGAAAAGGTTTTCGACACGCTGATGCAGGCAAAGGCGCGTTATGTGCTTTTTGAAACGTCAAACCCGCGGCATGCGCATGAATGGACAGTCTTTCGCGACCGGAAAGCCGACATTCCGGACGGCAAGGTGCTTGTGCCGGGGGTCGTCGATACCACCACAAACTTCGTTGAGCATCCCGAAGTGGTGGCCCAGCGGATCGAACGCTTTACCGGGATTGTTGGTCACGACCGTGTGATTGCCGGATCAGACTGCGGTTTTGGCACTTTTGCAGGCTATGGATCAGTTGATCCTGATATCGCCTATGCCAAACTCGAAGCGCTGAGCGCGGGGGCAAAACTGGCCTCAGAACGGTAG
- a CDS encoding cupin domain-containing protein — protein MTPSEMEARIVRYGDLQPCKTAFIDAHTPGSDQKENFTIIGGGVSESADQHVHITIPHGFNIGAAGQPPKCRNSLHSHRTAEVFFVLKGRWRFFWGRYGDAGEVVLEVGDIINIPTGIFRGFENIGTDYGMIMAVLGGDDAGGGVIWAPQVIEDARDHGLVLGQNGKLYDSKKGESLPDGVSPMPVLNEEELKSYPEMTPAQVVGYGVRRYNDLMSLAGKEPVLVIGEKGVIRDKPGFEVGFLTRGSASTDMHAHDRPSVLMPVRGHWRLIWEGGEAVLNPGDTCSIPADLQHTAVPAMTGEASMYHIVGTDDPAGATWLA, from the coding sequence ATGACCCCGTCTGAGATGGAAGCCCGCATCGTCCGGTATGGTGACCTGCAACCCTGTAAAACCGCCTTTATCGACGCCCATACGCCGGGCAGTGATCAGAAGGAAAACTTCACGATCATCGGCGGCGGCGTGTCGGAGAGCGCGGACCAGCACGTGCATATTACAATCCCGCACGGGTTCAACATCGGTGCCGCGGGACAGCCGCCGAAATGCCGGAACTCCTTGCACAGCCACCGCACGGCCGAGGTCTTCTTTGTGCTCAAGGGCCGCTGGCGGTTTTTCTGGGGACGCTACGGCGACGCCGGCGAAGTGGTGCTGGAAGTAGGCGATATAATCAATATCCCCACCGGCATTTTCCGCGGTTTTGAGAACATCGGAACTGATTACGGGATGATTATGGCGGTCCTTGGCGGGGATGATGCGGGCGGCGGCGTCATCTGGGCGCCCCAGGTCATCGAAGACGCGCGTGACCACGGCCTTGTCCTGGGGCAGAACGGCAAACTCTATGACAGCAAAAAAGGGGAGAGCCTGCCCGATGGTGTCAGCCCGATGCCTGTGCTGAACGAAGAGGAGCTGAAAAGCTATCCCGAGATGACGCCTGCGCAGGTCGTGGGGTATGGGGTGCGCCGGTATAATGACCTGATGTCCCTGGCCGGCAAAGAGCCGGTTCTCGTCATCGGTGAAAAGGGCGTGATCCGCGACAAGCCCGGTTTCGAGGTTGGCTTCCTGACGCGCGGGTCTGCCAGCACCGACATGCACGCGCATGACCGGCCTTCGGTGCTTATGCCTGTGCGCGGACACTGGCGGCTGATCTGGGAGGGTGGTGAGGCGGTGCTGAACCCCGGAGATACCTGCTCGATACCTGCGGATCTGCAGCATACTGCCGTACCGGCGATGACCGGGGAGGCAAGCATGTATCACATCGTCGGCACGGATGATCCGGCAGGTGCCACCTGGCTGGCATAA
- a CDS encoding pyridoxamine 5'-phosphate oxidase family protein produces MEHFGRIMFTGAVEAEQRAQGSYDTYARMAERPAPEGLGGDETAFLTARTSLYMATVSATGWPYVQHRGGPAGFIKVLDPQTIGFADYRGNRQYVSSGHLRGSGRVSLFAMDYARQARLKLIGHAAMIAADADPDLAKALHTEGGGKVERTVRIRIEAFDWNCPQFITPRFDTNEIARLVGPEMERLEKRNAELEAELAALRAQTERETK; encoded by the coding sequence ATGGAGCACTTCGGCAGGATCATGTTTACCGGCGCGGTCGAGGCCGAGCAGCGGGCACAGGGCTCTTATGACACCTATGCCCGCATGGCCGAACGTCCGGCACCTGAAGGTCTCGGCGGGGACGAGACTGCCTTTCTGACCGCGCGCACCTCGCTCTATATGGCCACAGTGTCCGCGACCGGCTGGCCCTATGTGCAGCACCGGGGCGGCCCCGCGGGGTTTATCAAAGTGCTCGATCCGCAGACCATCGGATTTGCCGATTACCGCGGGAACCGGCAGTACGTCAGTTCCGGGCATCTGCGCGGCAGCGGGCGGGTGAGCCTTTTCGCAATGGATTATGCGCGTCAGGCCCGGCTGAAACTGATCGGTCACGCGGCGATGATCGCTGCCGATGCCGACCCGGACCTGGCAAAGGCGCTACACACAGAAGGCGGGGGAAAGGTCGAGCGTACGGTGCGCATTCGCATTGAGGCCTTTGACTGGAACTGTCCGCAGTTCATCACCCCCCGGTTTGACACGAACGAAATCGCGCGGCTCGTCGGCCCCGAAATGGAACGTCTTGAAAAACGCAATGCAGAGCTTGAGGCCGAACTGGCGGCTCTGCGTGCGCAAACAGAAAGAGAAACGAAATGA
- a CDS encoding ester cyclase, translating into MQGFDEKFTDFPDYIIGITKEIWEDRGIATLHRYYSDDIVVRTPASVVVGNRNVIGATMATLAEFPDRTLLGEDVIWSGTPEEGMLSSHRLLSTATHARDGVYGKATGKRLTYRILADCHAINNQINDEWLIRDQGAIVRQLGQDPREYAAALIEKEGGPEHCVKPLSPANDRPGPYKGRGNDNAWGQKYADIVTRIMGADMAAIPKEYDRAVHVEYPGGVTGHSHGDVDQFWMGLRASFPDATFQIDHQIGRDDLLMPPRAALRWSLSGKHSGWGTFGTPTGTDIYLLGMCHAEFGPWGLRREYVIFDETAVWKQILLQTG; encoded by the coding sequence ATGCAAGGCTTTGACGAGAAATTCACGGATTTTCCCGATTATATCATCGGTATAACCAAAGAAATCTGGGAAGACCGCGGCATTGCCACCCTGCACCGGTATTACTCGGACGATATCGTTGTGCGCACACCTGCGTCGGTCGTGGTGGGCAACCGGAATGTCATCGGGGCGACGATGGCCACGCTGGCTGAATTCCCCGACCGGACGCTGCTGGGGGAAGACGTTATCTGGTCGGGCACACCCGAGGAGGGGATGCTGTCCTCGCATCGTCTGCTGAGCACAGCGACACATGCCCGCGACGGTGTTTATGGCAAAGCGACGGGAAAGCGGCTGACCTACCGTATTCTTGCGGACTGCCATGCCATAAACAATCAGATCAACGATGAATGGCTGATCCGGGATCAGGGTGCGATCGTGCGCCAGCTCGGTCAGGACCCGCGCGAATACGCGGCGGCGCTGATCGAGAAAGAGGGCGGGCCGGAACACTGCGTCAAACCGCTGAGCCCGGCCAATGACAGGCCTGGTCCTTATAAGGGGCGCGGCAATGATAACGCCTGGGGGCAGAAATACGCGGATATCGTGACACGGATCATGGGCGCCGATATGGCCGCGATCCCGAAAGAATACGATCGTGCCGTGCACGTGGAATACCCCGGCGGCGTGACGGGGCACAGCCATGGGGACGTTGATCAGTTCTGGATGGGGCTGCGCGCGTCTTTTCCCGATGCCACATTTCAGATTGATCACCAGATCGGGCGCGATGACCTTCTGATGCCGCCCCGTGCGGCCCTGCGCTGGTCGCTGAGCGGGAAACACAGCGGCTGGGGCACTTTCGGCACACCGACGGGCACGGATATCTATCTGCTCGGCATGTGTCACGCCGAGTTCGGCCCATGGGGGCTGCGGCGCGAATATGTGATCTTTGACGAAACGGCGGTCTGGAAACAGATCCTGCTGCAAACAGGCTGA
- a CDS encoding LacI family DNA-binding transcriptional regulator, with amino-acid sequence MGKVTSLDVAEMAGVSRSAVSRVFTPGASVSKSTRDKVRKAATRLGYRPNVLARSLITGRSRIIGLVVAYLENQFYPEAIERLSRALQAQGYHVLVFMASNDAETTGKVIDELLDYQVDGIIAASVGLSNNLTERCEGLGIPIVLFNRHQYDNRLSSVTSDNVSGGRKLAEFLVAGGHERIAHIAGWEGASTQIDREAGFIAGLRDAGHVLFARAAGDFNFEVAKAAARSMFSVAEKPDAVFVANDHMAFAVMDVLRFELGLRVPQDVSVVGYDDVTLSHWPSYDLTTVRQPANRMVAETVSVLMDRLNDEETPPRRIALDGPLIIRGSARKPKV; translated from the coding sequence ATGGGGAAGGTGACCTCTCTCGATGTGGCCGAAATGGCCGGGGTCAGCCGCTCGGCCGTCAGCCGGGTGTTTACGCCCGGCGCCTCTGTAAGCAAAAGCACCCGCGACAAGGTGCGCAAGGCCGCAACGCGCCTGGGGTACCGGCCGAACGTGCTGGCGCGCTCGCTCATCACGGGGCGCAGCCGCATCATCGGTCTGGTGGTCGCCTATCTTGAAAACCAGTTCTACCCCGAAGCCATCGAGCGGCTCTCACGCGCGTTGCAGGCGCAGGGCTATCACGTGCTGGTCTTCATGGCTTCCAACGACGCAGAGACCACAGGGAAGGTAATCGATGAACTGCTCGACTATCAGGTGGATGGTATCATTGCGGCTTCTGTCGGCCTGTCGAACAATCTGACCGAACGCTGCGAGGGGCTGGGCATTCCGATCGTTCTCTTCAACCGGCATCAGTATGACAACCGTCTGTCCAGTGTCACCTCGGACAACGTGTCCGGCGGGCGCAAACTCGCAGAGTTTCTTGTGGCCGGCGGTCATGAACGCATCGCACATATTGCCGGCTGGGAAGGTGCCTCGACCCAGATCGACCGCGAGGCGGGGTTCATTGCCGGCCTCAGGGATGCAGGCCATGTGCTTTTTGCGCGAGCCGCGGGCGATTTTAACTTCGAGGTCGCCAAAGCTGCCGCACGCTCAATGTTTTCAGTCGCAGAAAAGCCCGACGCCGTCTTTGTCGCCAATGATCACATGGCCTTTGCCGTGATGGATGTGCTGCGCTTTGAGCTGGGCCTGCGCGTGCCGCAGGACGTTTCTGTTGTGGGCTATGACGACGTGACACTCTCGCACTGGCCAAGTTATGATCTCACCACCGTGCGCCAGCCGGCCAACCGCATGGTCGCCGAGACCGTTTCGGTTCTGATGGACCGTCTGAACGATGAGGAAACGCCGCCCCGGCGCATTGCGCTGGACGGCCCGCTGATTATCCGCGGCTCCGCCCGCAAACCAAAGGTATGA